In Terriglobia bacterium, a single window of DNA contains:
- a CDS encoding DUF971 domain-containing protein, which yields MAVANPKSVKVNISTGAGVDIEWDDGHQTHYNFVWLRDACPCATCTEERNNHHRQPGEPAKAAPALLPMYKAPVKPTAANQVGRYALSFTWNDGHSAGIYSWDYLRDMCQCEECKAMRSQPSGDRVV from the coding sequence ATGGCGGTCGCGAACCCCAAATCCGTCAAAGTGAACATCTCCACCGGCGCCGGCGTGGACATTGAGTGGGACGACGGCCACCAGACGCACTACAACTTCGTCTGGTTGCGCGACGCCTGTCCTTGCGCCACCTGCACGGAGGAGCGCAACAATCACCATCGCCAGCCGGGGGAGCCGGCCAAAGCTGCGCCCGCGCTGCTGCCCATGTACAAAGCGCCGGTCAAGCCCACCGCGGCCAACCAGGTCGGCAGATACGCGCTGAGTTTTACATGGAATGACGGCCACTCCGCCGGCATTTACTCCTGGGACTACCTGCGTGATATGTGCCAGTGCGAAGAGTGCAAGGCCATGCGGTCGCAGCCGTCGGGGGACCGGGTGGTCTAG